The DNA segment GTCGGCCGTGCGCCCGCTCAGCCGCATCCGCTTGGCGGTGGCCTCGAACCGCTGTCGTACGAAGGCGTCGATCCGGGCGTCGGGGACCGGACCGTGCTTGAGGGGCGGGCGGAACGGGCAGGGGCGTCCTGCCGCCCGGAAGATGTCCAGCACCGGTTTCACGACGAGCTGGGGCGTGCTGTCGCCCAGCCTGACGACGCTTTCGAAGGCGGTGACGGCGCCGTCGATGTCGCCGAGCGCGGCGCGGGCGCATCCCTCGTTCCAGTACCGGGTCGCCGAGCCGCTGGCCTGCTCGGCGAGCCGCGCGTGCTGCTCCAGCGCGCGGTCGGGCTCCCCGCCGAACACGGACCATCCGATGGCGCACACGGCCGCGGCCCGCTGCGCCCGGCCCGATCCGTCGGCCGCCATCTCCTCGAACGCGGCGGCGGCCGCGCCGGCTCCGGCCGGCGCGCCCACCGCGGTCACCGCACCGGCTCCGATCACGCCGCGCAGGGCCCGCGGCAGCAACGGATGCCACGGTTCCTCCAGCAGCTCCGCGAGCAGCAGGATGGGCGGGACGGACACGGGCTCGCCGCTCGGTACGACGGCTGCTCCCCGCGGTCCGGTGCGGCGGGCACCGCCGACGGCCGCCCCGTCGGGTGTCAGCCGCTGTGCCATCTCCTCGGCCATGGTGAGCAGTTGCTCGGCGGCCTCCTCGTCCTCGGTGCGCTCCGCGGTGTCCACCACCGTCGCGAGACGGGCCAGTCCGGCGTTCGCGTCGCCGGTGCGCTCCTCGTCGTCGCCCTCGGCGCTCCCCGCGCCGCTCTTCGCCAGCTTGTCGCGCAGGGCGCGGGTCCGCTCCAGGCGTCTGCCCCGCGCGACCAGCGGGCGCGCCAGCTCGATGAGCGAGTCGACCTGTCCGGTCCACCCCTGTGCGACCTCCGCGCGGACCTCTTCGAGGAACTCGACCAGTTCGGGGCTCTCCGACATGTGCCGGGCGACGCCGTCGAGACGGCCCCGGACCGACGTCAGGTACGCCTGGGCCTCCGCGACCGCTCCGCCCTTACGGCCCGTCTCGGCGAGCGCGAGCGCGGGACGGACCGCCTCCGGCGCCTCCAGCAGGGACAGGCGTTCCTCGACCAGTTCGAGCACGGGGGCCGGGTCGAACGCCTCGCCGTCCTGCTCGACCAGGTCCAGCAGGACCATCGGCAGCAGACAGCGGGCCGCCTCGGACAGCTGGGCGACGTCGTCGGCACCGAGGCGGAGCGGCTCGGGCGGCGGCGAGTCGCGGACGATGTCGGTGAGTTCCAGCACCTCCCGCATGCGGCCGGCGATCCGCGCCGTCGTCTCCACCGTCTGCTGATACCGGACCCCGCCCATCGTCAGGGGCTTCAGCAAGGCGCCGTTGACCGACTTGACGGCGTCGTCCGGCGTCCTGGTCAGCAGCAGGCAGGTGTCGGGGCCCTCCTCGGTGAACACCTGCAAGGGGCGCAGGAAGAGGTCCTTGCCCATCACGTGGTTGGCGGCGGCGGCCGCCTGGGCCTCCGACTCCAGCCTGCGCCACGCCTCGCGCAGCAGGCCTCCCTGGGCGGCCTGCAGGGCGGGCCGGCCTCGCGCGGACACGATGGTCTGCAGGGAGACCTTGAGGGGGTGGGGAAGGGTCTCGTCGCCGAGGAAGGTCCCGGTGGCGAACCGGCCGGTCCACGCGAAGTGCCAGAAGTCGAGGAGGGCGCCCACGCCTGAGGGGTCGTCCCCCGTGAAGGTCCGCGCCAGGGCGTCGACATGACCCACGGCGAGCGACTTCTCCGGTGCGACGGCGTGCGCGTGGAAGATCGCCTTGCGGGCGATCACGACCGCCACGGGGGCGGCCGCCGCCGCGACGTCCTGATGGAGTGCAGTGCCGGTCGCCAGCGATGTGGTGTAGCAGTCCACAGCCGTTGCCCACTCGACAGCTTCACTCACCCGGCACCCCCGCACCAGCAACGAGTATCTGACGGACAGACAAGTCCCGTCTGAAGAGGAAAAGTTGTGTCACCCCGGAATACCTCAGGTTATCAGCCGGCACCGTTCTCATCCCTGCTCATGCCGGTGTCGGGTCACGTGCCGCGCCGGTGCCGCCGGCGGCCCGGCCGGGGCCTCGTACGCGCGTCGCGGTCCGTCCCGGCGCGCCGGGGAAAAAGGGTGGCGCGCGGACGCCGCCGGAGGTTACGGTCCTTTTCATCCGGTGGCCGCGGGCCACCGGAACGATGCGTGTGTGATCCAGGAGGTGTTGACCGATGACTGTCGCCGCGATGGGCGCTGCCCACATCCGGAAGTTCGTCAAGTCCACCTCCGTGGCCTCCGGCTGATCTCACCTCTCCATCCGCGCGCCACGCGCGACGCCGGGGGCACCTCTGTGAAGGGTCACCCCTTGTCTTCCTCCTCTGTTCCGAACCCGTCCTCCCTCCAGTCGCTCGCGCCCTATGGCTGGGACGCCGGCTGGGAGTCCGAGTTCACCCCCTACGCCGAGCAGGGTCTCCTGCCCGGCCGTGTCGTACGGGTCGACCGCGGCCAGTGCGATGTGGTCACCGCCGAGGGTGTCGTCCGCGCCGACACCGAGTTCGTCGTGCCCCGCGACCCGATGAAGGTCGTGTGCACGGGCGACTGGGTCGCCGTCGACCCCGAGGGCGGCGATCCGCGGTACGTGCGGACGCTCCTGCCACGCCGCACCGCCTTCGTGCGGTCGACGTCGTCCAAGCGTTCCGACGGCCAGGTGCTGGCCACCAACATTGACCACGTCGTCGTCTGCGTCTCGCTCGCGGCCGAACTCGACCTCGGGCGGATCGAGCGGTTCCTCGCGCTGGCGATGTCCTGTTCGTCCGGCGACGCGCTGCTGCGCGGGCCGGGCTCCTCCCCGGAGTCCGCCGCACAGCCCGTGGTCGTCCTCACCAAGGCCGACCTCGTGCCCGACCCGGCGACCCTCGCCCACCTCGCGCAGGACGTGGAGACGAGCGCCCCCGGCGTGCCCGTGCTCCCCGTCAGCGCCCTGAACGGCGACGGCCTCGACGTCCTGCGCGCCCTCACCGGCTCCGGTACGACCGTGCTGCTCGGCCAGTCCGGCGCGGGCAAGTCCACCCTCGCCAACTCCCTCACCGGCGAGGACGTCATGGACGTACAGGCGGCCCGCGACGTCGACGGCAAGGGACGCCACACCACGACCACCCGCAACCTGCTCGTCCTGCCCGGCGGAGGCGTGCTCATCGACACCCCCGGGCTGCGGGGCGTCGGCCTGTACGACGCCGGGAGCGGGGTCGGGCAGGTGTTCACCGAGATCGAGGAACTGGCCCGGCGGTGCCGGTTCCACGACTGCGCGCACGAGTCCGAGCCCGGCTGCGCGGTGCTCTCCGCCCTGGAGAGCGGGGAGCTTGCGGTGCGGCGGCTGGAGAGCTACCGGAAGCTGACCCGGGAGAACCAGTGGATCGTCGCGAAGACCGACGCGCGGGTCCGTGCGGAGATCCGGCGGGACTGGAAGCGGAAGGGCGCCGAGGGGCGGGCGGCGATGCAGGCCAAGCGGGGGCGGTGGGCGTAGCCTCCCCGCGCCGCGCCGTGACGGGTGCCCGGGGGCTGCCGCTCCCGGGCACCCGTCACGGCCCCGCCCCGCCTGACCTGACCCCGCCCGACCTGACCTCGCCTGATCTGACCCCGTCGGTCGTACGCCGGCCGCGCGTCGGTCGTACGCCGGCCGTACACCGACTGCACGTCCGATTTCCGCCAGCCCGGATCGGCGGGTCGTCCGACACTGGAAAGCGTGATGGACGAAGACAGCAGGTACGAGGCGGTGCGGAGCCGGGACGGGCGGTTCGACGGGGCCTTCTTCTTCGCTGTGCGGACCACCGGGATCTACTGCCGGCCCAGCTGCCCGGCGGTGACGCCGAAGCGGCGGAACGTGCGGTTCTTCCCGACGGCGGCCGCCGCGCAGGGCTCCGGATTCCGGGCCTGCCGGCGGTGCCGGCCGGACGCCGTGCCGGGGTCCGCGGACTGGAACGCGCGGGCGGACGTCGTCGGCCGGGCCATGCGGCTGATCGCCGACGGCGTCGTCGACCGCGAGGGCGTGGCCGGGCTGGCCTCCCGGCTCGGCTACAGCGCCCGGCAGGTGCAGCGGCAGCTCACCGCGGAACTCGGCGCCGGCCCGGTGGCGCTCGCCCGCGCCCAGCGGGCACACACCGCCCGCACGCTGCTGCAGACCACCGAGCTGCCCGTCACCGAGATCGCGTTCGCGGCCGGGTTCGGGAGCCTGCGCCAGTTCAACGACACCGTCCGGGAGGTGTACGCCTCCACACCGACCGAGGTACGCGCCGCCGCGCCCCGGGGCAGGGGCGCCCGCCGGGCCGCCCCGGGCGCCGGCATCCCGCTGCGGCTCGCCCACCGCGGGCCGTACCAGTCCGGCGCCGTCTTCGACCAGTTGGCACGGGAGGCCGTGCCCGGCGTCGAGGAGGTGAGCGGCGCCCCGGGTGCCCGCACCTACCGGCGCACCCTGCGGCTGCCGTACGGCACCGCGCTCGCCGCCGTCGACGAACGCGCGCGCGAGCCGAAGGCGGGCGGCGCCACGCATCCGGGCGGCTGGCTCGACGCGCGGCTGCACCTCACCGACCTCCGGGACCTGACCACCGCCGTGCAGCGGCTGCGCAGGCTGTTCGATCTCGACGCCGACCCCTACGCGGTGGACGAGCGGCTCGCCGCCGACCCACGGCTCGCTCCGCTGGTCGCCGCCCGGCCCGGACTGCGCTCACCGGGCGCCGTCGACCCGCTGGAGCCCGCGGTACGGGCCCTGGTGGGGACGGAGGCCGCCCTGGACAGACTCGTACGGCGGTACGGCAAGGCACTCGACGCGCCGTCCGGGAGCCTCACCCATCTGTTCCCCGAGGCTTCCGCTCTCGCCGAGGCCGAGCCCGAGGGGCCCTTGGGCTCGCTGGCCGCCGCCCTCGCCGACGGGGCCGTACGACTGGACCCGGGGGCCGACCGGGACCAGGCCCAGCAGACGCTGCTCGCGCTGCCCGGCATGGACCCGGCCGTCGTCGCCGTACTGCGGGCGCGCGCCCTGGGCGACCCGGACGTCGCCCCGCCCGGGGCGGAGGTGCCCGAGGCGTGGCGGCCCTGGCGGTCGTACGCCGTCCAGCACCTGCGGGTGGCGGGAACGGTGGGAACAGCGGGAACGGCGGGAATGCCGGGGGAGTGAGGGAGGCGACGGACATGAGGGAGACTGCGAGAACCATGAACGCGATGGATGCGATGAATGCGATGAATGTGATGGGCGCGAGGGCGGCGACGGAGATGGCGGAAACGGTGGAGACGACGGAGACGGCGGGGGCCGTCTACTGGACGCACGTGGAGGCGCCGGTCGGGCCGTTGCTGCTCACCGCCGACGCGGACGGCGCGCTCACCTCGCTGTCCGTGCCCGGGCAGAAGGGCGGCCAAAGCGTCCAGGACGGCTGGCGGCACGATCCGGGCCCTTTCCGGGAGGCCGCGCGGCAGCTCGACGCCTACTTCGCCGGTGAACTCAAGGAATTCCGGCTGCCGTTGCGCACCCACGGAACCGAGTTCCGGGAGCGGGTCTGGGACGCGCTGGACGCGGTGCCGTACGGCGCCACGAGCACCTACGGCGAGATCGCCCGGCGTATCGGCGCCTCCCGGGCGGCCGTTCGGGCCGTGGGCGGGGCGATCGGCGCCAACCCCCTGCTCATCGTGCGGCCTTGCCACCGTGTCATCGGGGCCGACGGCTCGATGACCGGATACGCGGGGGGACTTGAGCGGAAGGTGTGGCTGCTCACCCTGGAGGGTGTGCTCGGCTGACCGGTTAGGCTCGTACGAAGCGGACCTTGAGCCAGATTGCGAGCCGCACGGTGATACGAGATTTGTACAACGTCAGGCTGCGGCCCGCGGACGACGCTCCCTCGCCGCTGACCGACGAGGAGGAACAGCGCTTCCGGGCGGTGCTGTTCAGCGAACTCGGCAATACGATCGCCGACCGGGGCTGGGCCCGTTTCCCGGCGTACACGCCCGAGGACCGCCGCCGGCTGGTCGAGGTCGCGCACCGGCTCACCGAGCACTGGGGCCGGCGGGTGATCGTCGAGGCCGAGGACCACTGCCGCCTCCTGCTCCGCCTCGCCGGAGCCGAAGTCGAAGCCGAAGCCGTCCCGGACGCGCTGCCCCGGCACCTCTGAGCCCGCCGGTACGGCACGTCGCGGCGCGCCGCACGCCAGGTGACGACCGCCACCCAGCCCCCTGACTCCGGGTCCTGAACCCACGCCCCGAGCCCACGCGCCGTGCCCACGCCCCGAGCCCGCGCGCCGGACCCACGCCCAGATCCCCTTGTGTCACCCGCCCCCGTGCCCCGCTGGGCCGTGCGGGTGGACCCGCTGGTGACGTTCCGCTGTTGCGCGGCACCCGTGTGGCACGGTCACCTGCGACGGACGGACGGACGGACGGACGGACGGACGGGCCGGGCCACGGGAAGGGCGGACGCATACATGGCGCACAGCGGCAGGGCCGCAGGCATCCTGGCGACACTCCTGCTCGCGACGGTGCCGGGTACGGCGTCGGCGGTGCCCGGGGCAGCGCCGCCCCGGCGTACGGCGGGCACCGCCCATGCCGCCGCGCGCTCGTGGGCCGGAAGCTGGGAGACCGCCCCCTCCGGTACCGCCGCCGCGCTCCCCGGTGCCGCCGTCAGGAACGTCGTCCATCTGAGCGCCGGCGGTGGCACCCTGCGCGTCCGGCTCAGCAACCGGCTCGGCAGTGCGCCTCTGCGGCTCGGCGCGGTCACGGTCGCCCTGCGGCGGGGGTCCGGTGCGGACGCCGTGCGCGGCACGATGCGCACCGCCACCTTCCACGGCGCACGGACCGCCACCGTCGCACCGGGCCAGGACCTGCTGAGCGACCCGGTGCGGCTGGCCGTCCCGGCGGCGGCCGACCTCCTGGTCACGGTGTTCACCCCGGACAACTCCGGACCCGCCACCTACCACCGCACCGCCCTGCAGACCAGCTACCTGGCGCGGGCCGGTGCCGGCCGGGCCGACGACCTGGGCGGTGGCGCGTACACGACGGCCATCAGCAACTGGTACTACGTCACCGGCGTCGACGTCCGCGGCACCGCGGCCGGCAGCGTGGTCGCCTTCGGGGACTCCCTCACCGACGGCGACGGCTCCACCCCCGAGGCCAACCACCGCTGGCCCGACCTGCTCGCCCAACGCCTGCGCGACCGCCTCCTCGGCGTCCTCAACGCGGGCATCTCCGGCAACCGCCTGCTGCGCGACAGCGGCGGACCGAGCGCCCTCGCCCGTCTGGACGCCGACGCACTGGACCGGGCCGGGGCCCGGTTCCTGGTCGTCCTGGAGGGCATCAACGACATCAAGGGCTCCCCGGACGCCCTCGACGCCGGCGCCTACGCGGACGCGTACCGCACCCTCGTCACCCGCGCCCACGCCCGCGGCATCCGGGTCGTCGGAGTCACCCTGACCCCGTTCGGCGGTTACTCCGCCTACACGCCGGCCCGCGAGGCGGTCCGGCAGCGGGTCAACGAGCTCATCCGCACCGGCCGGATCTTCGACGCGGTCGCCGACGCCGACACCGCCGTACGCGACCCCGCCGACCCGCGACGCATCCTGCCCGCCTACGACCCCGGCGACCATCTGCACTTCAATGACAGGGGCATGCGGGCGGTGGCCGACGCCGTAGGCCACGCCCTGCCGCGCTGAGCCCCAGCCCGCCGCTCCGGCCGCTCCGGCCGCGCCCGCCGCGCCGGCTCCACGGCACCGACCATCCTCACCCCCAGATCACCGCCCCCAGCCAGGCCCCCGCGATCAGCTGGCAGGCGAACAGTTCGGCCAGCACGCTGGAGCCGCCCGAGCGCATCACCGTGCGCAGGGCGGCCATGGCCTCGCCGTGCCGGCCGAGGCGGCGCCGCTCGTGCAGGTAGATGCCGGCCATGAAGCCCGGCAGGGCGCCCACCACCGGGAGCAGGAAGAAGCCGAGGAACGCGCCCGCCCCCGCGTACCCGGCCAGAGGGGGCGTGGCGCCGCTCTCGCGCAGCCGGCGCGGGGGCAGGGCCCAGCGGACCAGGAGGGACAGCAGCAGGACGACGGTGGCGCCCACCAGGACGGCCCAGGCGACCGGCCGCGGGTCCTGCAGCGCCCACCACAGCACCCCGGCCCACACCAGCCACGACCCCGGCACCCCGGGCACCAGCACTCCGCACAGGCCGAGCACGATCACCAGACCGACCAGCAGGAGTTCCCACACTCCCATCTGCCCAGAGTGCAGGAGGCCGGGGCGGGCCGCAGGTCAGGAGCCGCCCCCACGGGAAACCCAGCCGCGTTCGTAGGCGTGCCAGCCCAGCTGGAGCCGGGTCGTCGCACCGGTCAGCACCATCAGCCGCCGCACCCGCCGCTGCACGGTCCTCAAGCCCATGCCGAGCTGTTTGGCCACGCTCGCGTCGGTCAGCCCGGCCAGCAGCAGCGACAGCACCTCCAGATCCGTGGCGTCGGGGCCGTCGGGCCGGTCCTCACTCACCCCGGCCGCGCCCAGCCTGAGCGGCAGCGCCTCGCGCCACACCGACTCGAACAGCCCGGCCAGCAGCTCCAGCAGCCCGCTCGCGTGGACCACCAGCGCGGCCGGCCCGGCCGTCCTCGACGTCAGCGGCACCATGGCGAGGGAGCGGTCGGCGATCACCAGCTTCGTCGGCACCCGGTCCGCCACCCGTACGCGCTCGTCCCGGCCGAGCGCCTCCGTCAGGCCGCTCAGCGCGTCCGGCAGGTCCAGCACCGCGCGTTCGACCACCACCCGGTAGCGGACCCCGCGCCCGGCCGCCTGCTCCTCCGCGTCGTTCTCCGCACCGGAGACCACCATCGGATCTCCGGTGACCAGCGCGCACACCTCCTCGGCGGCGCCCAGCTGGAGCTGCAGGAAGCGCTGCGTGACCGCCGACGCTCCGGTCACCACCTCCACCAGGTCGTGCACCTCGGGTTCGGCCGCCGCCGCCCGGTACTCCCGCGCGAGCAGCGCCGCCGCCAGCTCCGCCTTCTCCAGCTCGTGCCGCTGCTGGGTGAGCAGCGCGCCCAGCCCCACCCCGGGCGGCGCCGCGACCCAGCGGCCCGGCCGCGCCGGGGACTGGGCGGCCAGCCCCTGCCGCTCCAGCCTCCGCAACGCGCGCTCGGTGTCCGGCTCTGCCAGCGACAGGCGCCGCGCCAGATCCGCCACCTCGGCCGCGCCCACGGACACCAGCGCCCGGTACGCCGCCTCGTGCGCCTCGTCCAGCCCTATCGCAGCCAGCATCGACCTACGTTCCTCCCCTGAGAGCGGGCGACGGAGAGCCAGGCACCCGACGGCCGGCAATCCGGGCGGTGTGCCGTGGCGGGAACCGGCCACGGCGCGAACCCGCCGCCGGACATCATCGCCGCAGCGGCGGTGACTCTGCCAAGGTGGCTGCACCGCGGCACCCGCGACCGTGCTCGTGGACCGCGGCGGCGACGCCGGAAACCATCGCGATCCGGCCGTTCTGGCAGGCTCCCTCGGTGGGCCGGCCGCGAGAGACGGTGGCCTGGGCCCGGGCGTGCGTGAGGCACGCGAAGGGGAATCCGGGGCCGGGTCACTCCAGCCGTCGCCGGGCGGTTCTCCCCTGGGGGGTGGGGCCGTCCGGCGACCTCCGAGACGGCGGTTCCCCCTTTCGTACGACCGTTCGGCCTGTCCCTCGATACGCCGTTCGAGGGGGGTCGGCGTGCCGCAATTTCCCGATGCACCGTTTTCACGCGGCCCGTGCCGTGGACAATCAAGGGCATGAGCCAGCAGGGGGGAAGGCCCGCCCGTCACGAGGACGACTGGTGGGAAGAGCTGTACGACGACTCCACCGAGGACACCGGCCCCACGGCCGCGCCCGATTCCCTGGACGACCGCTTCACCTCGGCGAAGAACGCGGTGGCGGGACATCCGCGGGGGGCGCGGGGACCGTCCGGGCCGAAGGCGTCTCCGGAGCAGGAGCAGGAGCAGGAGCAGGAGCAGGAACGGGAGCAGGAGTGGGAGCCGCCCGAAGGACCCCACCCGACCCCCACGCTCCCGGCCCAGCGCACCACCTCCCCACCCCCCACGGCGGCTGCACCGCCCAACTTCGCTGAGGCGCCGCCCACCCCTGCCGTACCGCCCACCCCTGCCGTACCGCCCACCCCTGCCGTACCGCCCACCCCTGCCGTACCGCCCACGGCGGCTGTGCCGCCCGCCCCCGCTGAGGCGCCTCCCGCCCCCGCCGTGCCGCCTGAGGCCCCCGCAGGACCACCCGGGCGGCAGACTCCGTGGGATGTTCCGCCCGTCGCCCCCGAACCCCTTCGGAGCTACGCCCCGGCACCGGGCAGGCCCTGGGGGCCGGCCGAGGCGGCGCCCGCCCTGGAGCCACGCCCGGAGCCCGCCTCGGGGGCCGTACCCCCGGCACCCCCGGCACCCCCGGCCGTCGTACCGACCGGCGCCCCCGAGTCCGTCGTACCGCCCAGGCCCGCGACACCACCCGAGGCCACCGCCTCCTCCGAGCCCTTCGCGCCCTCCGCGTCCCCCGAGCGCCCGGCCCCTCAGGGAGTTCCCGCTTCCCTCGAACCGCCCCCGGCGCCGCCCTCCGCTCTCGACTACGTCGGCTCCGGGCCGCCCACCTACGACCCCGAGCCCGGCGCCCTTCCGGGTGCCGATCCCGAGGAGTTGGGGGAGCTGGTCGCCGACACCGTGCTGGACGGGGCGCGGTACGGGGCGTGTGTGCTGCGGGCCGTGTCGTTGCGGGGGGACTCGGCGCGGTACCGGGGCGAGTCGCGCCGGGACGCGTTGCTCACCGCCCGGTTCGGGACGGGGGAGCAGGCGTTGGTGCTGGTCGCGATGGCGACCGGCGCGCGGGGTACGCCGAGTGCGCAGCGGGCCGCGGCCGAGGCGTGCCGGCTGATCGGGCAGGCCGTGGGCCGCAG comes from the Streptomyces sp. NBC_00820 genome and includes:
- a CDS encoding SGNH/GDSL hydrolase family protein, coding for MAHSGRAAGILATLLLATVPGTASAVPGAAPPRRTAGTAHAAARSWAGSWETAPSGTAAALPGAAVRNVVHLSAGGGTLRVRLSNRLGSAPLRLGAVTVALRRGSGADAVRGTMRTATFHGARTATVAPGQDLLSDPVRLAVPAAADLLVTVFTPDNSGPATYHRTALQTSYLARAGAGRADDLGGGAYTTAISNWYYVTGVDVRGTAAGSVVAFGDSLTDGDGSTPEANHRWPDLLAQRLRDRLLGVLNAGISGNRLLRDSGGPSALARLDADALDRAGARFLVVLEGINDIKGSPDALDAGAYADAYRTLVTRAHARGIRVVGVTLTPFGGYSAYTPAREAVRQRVNELIRTGRIFDAVADADTAVRDPADPRRILPAYDPGDHLHFNDRGMRAVADAVGHALPR
- a CDS encoding methylated-DNA--[protein]-cysteine S-methyltransferase gives rise to the protein MAETVETTETAGAVYWTHVEAPVGPLLLTADADGALTSLSVPGQKGGQSVQDGWRHDPGPFREAARQLDAYFAGELKEFRLPLRTHGTEFRERVWDALDAVPYGATSTYGEIARRIGASRAAVRAVGGAIGANPLLIVRPCHRVIGADGSMTGYAGGLERKVWLLTLEGVLG
- a CDS encoding DNA-3-methyladenine glycosylase 2 family protein, with translation MDEDSRYEAVRSRDGRFDGAFFFAVRTTGIYCRPSCPAVTPKRRNVRFFPTAAAAQGSGFRACRRCRPDAVPGSADWNARADVVGRAMRLIADGVVDREGVAGLASRLGYSARQVQRQLTAELGAGPVALARAQRAHTARTLLQTTELPVTEIAFAAGFGSLRQFNDTVREVYASTPTEVRAAAPRGRGARRAAPGAGIPLRLAHRGPYQSGAVFDQLAREAVPGVEEVSGAPGARTYRRTLRLPYGTALAAVDERAREPKAGGATHPGGWLDARLHLTDLRDLTTAVQRLRRLFDLDADPYAVDERLAADPRLAPLVAARPGLRSPGAVDPLEPAVRALVGTEAALDRLVRRYGKALDAPSGSLTHLFPEASALAEAEPEGPLGSLAAALADGAVRLDPGADRDQAQQTLLALPGMDPAVVAVLRARALGDPDVAPPGAEVPEAWRPWRSYAVQHLRVAGTVGTAGTAGMPGE
- a CDS encoding protein phosphatase 2C domain-containing protein — its product is MSQQGGRPARHEDDWWEELYDDSTEDTGPTAAPDSLDDRFTSAKNAVAGHPRGARGPSGPKASPEQEQEQEQEQEREQEWEPPEGPHPTPTLPAQRTTSPPPTAAAPPNFAEAPPTPAVPPTPAVPPTPAVPPTPAVPPTAAVPPAPAEAPPAPAVPPEAPAGPPGRQTPWDVPPVAPEPLRSYAPAPGRPWGPAEAAPALEPRPEPASGAVPPAPPAPPAVVPTGAPESVVPPRPATPPEATASSEPFAPSASPERPAPQGVPASLEPPPAPPSALDYVGSGPPTYDPEPGALPGADPEELGELVADTVLDGARYGACVLRAVSLRGDSARYRGESRRDALLTARFGTGEQALVLVAMATGARGTPSAQRAAAEACRLIGQAVGRSHQRLAEDIRAARRGELKSGLQRLTDRSLGRLRAGAAARDLDPEEYTATLRCLLLPADPDCRTRVFFGAGDGGLFRLREGEWQDIEPSVAPDGVAGPVVGFGSPPAETPDGDRLTMDFGIPTPPSPYEPSLEPPREPGPPREPFRFRASVARPGDVLVMCSSGLADPLRGEPALCAYLSRRWSCGTPPGLAEFLADARVRVKGYADDRTAAAVWEA
- a CDS encoding DUF456 domain-containing protein; the protein is MGVWELLLVGLVIVLGLCGVLVPGVPGSWLVWAGVLWWALQDPRPVAWAVLVGATVVLLLSLLVRWALPPRRLRESGATPPLAGYAGAGAFLGFFLLPVVGALPGFMAGIYLHERRRLGRHGEAMAALRTVMRSGGSSVLAELFACQLIAGAWLGAVIWG
- a CDS encoding helix-turn-helix domain-containing protein, with the translated sequence MLAAIGLDEAHEAAYRALVSVGAAEVADLARRLSLAEPDTERALRRLERQGLAAQSPARPGRWVAAPPGVGLGALLTQQRHELEKAELAAALLAREYRAAAAEPEVHDLVEVVTGASAVTQRFLQLQLGAAEEVCALVTGDPMVVSGAENDAEEQAAGRGVRYRVVVERAVLDLPDALSGLTEALGRDERVRVADRVPTKLVIADRSLAMVPLTSRTAGPAALVVHASGLLELLAGLFESVWREALPLRLGAAGVSEDRPDGPDATDLEVLSLLLAGLTDASVAKQLGMGLRTVQRRVRRLMVLTGATTRLQLGWHAYERGWVSRGGGS
- the rsgA gene encoding ribosome small subunit-dependent GTPase A translates to MSSSSVPNPSSLQSLAPYGWDAGWESEFTPYAEQGLLPGRVVRVDRGQCDVVTAEGVVRADTEFVVPRDPMKVVCTGDWVAVDPEGGDPRYVRTLLPRRTAFVRSTSSKRSDGQVLATNIDHVVVCVSLAAELDLGRIERFLALAMSCSSGDALLRGPGSSPESAAQPVVVLTKADLVPDPATLAHLAQDVETSAPGVPVLPVSALNGDGLDVLRALTGSGTTVLLGQSGAGKSTLANSLTGEDVMDVQAARDVDGKGRHTTTTRNLLVLPGGGVLIDTPGLRGVGLYDAGSGVGQVFTEIEELARRCRFHDCAHESEPGCAVLSALESGELAVRRLESYRKLTRENQWIVAKTDARVRAEIRRDWKRKGAEGRAAMQAKRGRWA